The following proteins come from a genomic window of Mucinivorans hirudinis:
- a CDS encoding putative lipoprotein, with amino-acid sequence MKKLLLAAVAVVVFTGCENNKEKVAQLNTSKDSLQQIVLMKDSIINEAFLDINEIATTLSSITEREKLVAGQTQGEITKTKKEQITENINAIAALLEKNRQTIARLSGATQKLKEANVQIEGLKKLVASLELQLAEKNVQIEELAQKVQSLNIEVANLNSAISGLKEDKASLESTLAEQTIELNTVYFVIGSEKDLMNNKIIDKKGFIGRTKTANANADLGNFTKADLRNVERIPINQKKVTLVTAHPSDSYMFVEGAKNVTEELIITDKNRFWSNSKFLVISYK; translated from the coding sequence ATGAAAAAGTTACTTTTAGCCGCCGTGGCGGTAGTAGTTTTCACAGGCTGTGAAAACAACAAAGAGAAGGTTGCACAACTAAACACCTCTAAGGACTCCTTGCAGCAGATTGTGCTGATGAAGGACTCGATTATTAACGAGGCATTTTTGGACATCAACGAGATTGCCACAACGCTCAGCAGCATCACCGAACGCGAAAAGTTGGTTGCCGGTCAGACTCAGGGCGAAATCACGAAGACCAAAAAGGAGCAAATAACCGAGAACATCAATGCCATTGCTGCACTTTTGGAGAAGAACCGTCAAACCATTGCCCGTCTTTCCGGAGCTACCCAAAAGCTCAAGGAGGCAAATGTTCAAATTGAGGGTTTGAAGAAGCTGGTAGCTTCTCTAGAGCTGCAGTTGGCAGAAAAAAATGTTCAGATTGAGGAACTTGCGCAAAAGGTGCAGTCGCTTAATATTGAGGTTGCAAACCTAAATTCGGCAATTTCGGGGCTCAAGGAGGATAAGGCATCGCTCGAGAGCACACTGGCGGAACAGACCATCGAACTCAATACGGTGTACTTCGTAATTGGGAGCGAAAAAGATTTGATGAACAATAAGATAATTGATAAAAAAGGTTTTATAGGTCGCACCAAGACAGCCAATGCCAACGCCGATTTGGGCAATTTCACCAAGGCAGACCTCCGCAACGTCGAGCGTATACCCATCAACCAGAAGAAGGTGACTCTGGTGACGGCACACCCATCAGACTCGTATATGTTTGTGGAAGGGGCAAAGAATGTGACTGAGGAGCTGATAATTACCGATAAGAACCGCTTCTGGTCGAACAGTAAATTCTTGGTAATTTCTTATAAATAA
- a CDS encoding Histidinol-phosphatase → MRQHLTNYHSHCNFCDGRAPMEDFVVSAIGSGFSSYGISSHSPLPDYIELYSVLRGDRVDDYIAQANELKEKYRDKIELYTGMEIDYIDDTHCPANEYFQSLDLDYRIGSVHFIKIGEREAMDVDTNFAHFSRMLQCYYGDDIRPLVCDYFDAKMRMVARGGFDFVAHPDKISLNALRRDPHITVQRWYQDKVQQYFRFIAEQGRMVEINTKAYLTEGLFFPNRQHFKLIGELGIPVVVNSDAHHPHLINAGREECFGELAAAGVGAVMELASGKWIEVAIY, encoded by the coding sequence ATGAGACAGCACCTGACCAACTATCACTCGCATTGCAACTTTTGTGACGGACGTGCTCCGATGGAGGATTTCGTAGTCTCTGCCATTGGTAGTGGATTTTCGTCCTATGGCATCTCTTCCCACTCTCCGCTTCCCGACTACATTGAGCTCTATAGCGTTCTTCGAGGTGACCGCGTGGACGACTATATCGCTCAGGCTAATGAGCTCAAAGAGAAGTATCGCGACAAAATTGAGCTATACACAGGGATGGAGATAGACTATATAGACGATACACATTGCCCGGCTAACGAATATTTTCAATCATTAGATTTGGATTATAGGATTGGCTCGGTGCATTTTATCAAGATTGGCGAACGCGAGGCTATGGATGTGGATACCAATTTTGCCCACTTTTCCCGGATGTTGCAGTGCTATTATGGCGATGATATTCGCCCATTGGTGTGTGACTATTTCGATGCCAAGATGCGTATGGTTGCTCGCGGAGGGTTTGATTTTGTGGCTCATCCCGACAAGATTTCGCTCAACGCATTGCGCCGTGATCCACATATAACCGTGCAGAGATGGTATCAAGATAAGGTTCAGCAGTACTTTCGCTTTATTGCCGAGCAGGGGCGGATGGTTGAGATTAACACAAAGGCATACCTCACCGAGGGGCTCTTTTTTCCCAACCGTCAGCATTTCAAACTGATTGGCGAACTTGGCATTCCGGTGGTCGTGAATTCCGATGCTCACCATCCCCACCTTATCAATGCAGGCAGAGAGGAGTGCTTTGGCGAGCTTGCGGCTGCCGGTGTGGGTGCGGTGATGGAGCTTGCCTCGGGCAAGTGGATTGAGGTGGCTATATATTGA
- a CDS encoding Uracil phosphoribosyltransferase, which produces MIKVLDRENSILNRFIAEMRDQTIQRDAMRFRRNLERVGEVMAYEVSKTLSYKPEKVITPLGESEIELPAQQMVVASILRAGIPMHNGVLNIFDRAESGFVSAYRKYSKSGKFTIDVESVTTPSLEGKILILIDPMLATGASIETAYRALCERGGTPLHTHFMAAISATDGVEYVERHLAIEPITIWTAALDSELTVKSYIVPGIGDTGDLAFGEKL; this is translated from the coding sequence ATGATAAAAGTATTAGACAGAGAAAATTCGATTCTCAATCGTTTCATAGCCGAGATGCGCGACCAGACGATTCAGCGGGACGCGATGCGTTTTAGGCGCAATTTGGAGCGAGTAGGCGAGGTGATGGCTTACGAAGTAAGTAAGACGCTGAGCTACAAGCCTGAAAAGGTGATAACGCCACTCGGAGAGTCCGAAATAGAGCTCCCCGCCCAGCAGATGGTAGTAGCCTCGATTCTGCGTGCCGGCATCCCGATGCACAATGGGGTGCTCAATATTTTTGATAGGGCAGAGAGCGGCTTCGTCTCGGCATATCGAAAATATAGCAAGAGTGGCAAGTTTACAATCGATGTTGAGAGTGTCACAACCCCCTCGCTCGAGGGTAAAATATTGATATTGATAGACCCGATGCTTGCCACCGGCGCATCCATCGAGACTGCATATCGTGCTCTGTGCGAGCGCGGAGGCACTCCGCTCCACACCCATTTTATGGCGGCAATCTCGGCAACGGACGGGGTGGAGTATGTGGAACGGCACTTGGCGATCGAGCCAATCACCATTTGGACGGCTGCCTTGGATAGCGAGCTTACCGTGAAGTCCTACATCGTGCCCGGCATTGGCGACACGGGTGATTTGGCGTTCGGCGAAAAGTTGTAA
- a CDS encoding Putative threonine efflux protein has product MGFLASAPPGPIAIICIQRTLNDNRSSGFISGLGAATADTVFALLAAFALSFVQSFIQQHMFWFQAVGGILVMVLGFSIYMKKVNNQLGSVGTVKSSHLTNYLSTFLLTITNPIYFGVFMVLFAASGIDGAENSLISNLLLILGVGVGTSFWWFILSWGINKFRKKFTVRSLKWLNRISGVVIIVVGAFAIIKMLIDLLPRIVIS; this is encoded by the coding sequence GTGGGCTTTTTAGCCTCTGCCCCTCCGGGACCGATTGCCATTATCTGTATTCAGCGGACACTGAACGACAATCGTAGTTCCGGTTTCATATCCGGACTCGGTGCGGCAACGGCTGATACGGTCTTCGCGCTGCTTGCAGCCTTTGCACTCTCTTTTGTGCAATCCTTCATTCAGCAACATATGTTCTGGTTTCAGGCTGTGGGCGGTATTTTGGTTATGGTGCTCGGCTTTTCGATATATATGAAGAAGGTGAACAACCAGTTGGGCAGCGTGGGCACAGTCAAATCGTCCCACCTGACAAACTACCTATCCACGTTCCTGCTCACAATCACCAACCCCATCTACTTTGGAGTTTTTATGGTGCTCTTTGCAGCCTCGGGCATAGACGGAGCGGAGAATAGCCTTATATCCAACCTCTTGCTAATTCTCGGTGTGGGTGTGGGCACCTCCTTTTGGTGGTTTATTCTTTCGTGGGGTATCAATAAATTCCGCAAGAAATTTACGGTGCGAAGCCTCAAATGGCTCAATCGCATCTCGGGTGTTGTGATAATTGTTGTGGGAGCATTTGCAATAATAAAGATGCTCATCGACCTATTGCCTCGTATAGTTATAAGTTAA
- a CDS encoding Apolipoprotein N-acyltransferase — MLKKIGLSLLTSLLLALPWLGAGGWWAVIAFVPLLILQSEREKKFGWWVALSLFGWIMLSAWWVSVSTIIALFAVPIVGLFFSWTPFMIYHYVWKRAKGHLAWVVLVTAWISFEALYTYQDISFPWLNLGNAFAETVWAVQWYEYTGTFGGTLWILVANILAFNLWQERKSLKRRTALLIWVGVPTVFSLVRYVTYQEKENPIQVCVVQPNVDPYTNRMYRDDLAAMTELLLTLSSEAPKNVDFIVTPESALTGFFKEANLPQYQVINIFQEFLRRNYPKATFVFGATTLDEKEHYNSAIWVDSSAAVDVYHKSKLVIGTEMIPYPEVFEFLRIDNISDYCGNYGTQAERAVFKRTGAAICYESVYGAYFTEYIDKGAQLMFVITNDAWWGDTRGYHQHLSYSRLRAVETRRSIARSANTGISAIINQRGDVVDELGWDKRGVINGTVNLNEEKTFYVEYKDIIARLSVFILALSLLYFAAMLVKRKQ; from the coding sequence ATGCTAAAAAAAATAGGTTTATCACTACTTACATCTCTTTTGTTGGCTCTGCCGTGGCTTGGAGCGGGTGGTTGGTGGGCGGTTATTGCTTTTGTACCGCTGCTGATTCTGCAAAGTGAGCGTGAGAAAAAATTTGGATGGTGGGTTGCCCTCTCTCTCTTTGGGTGGATAATGCTCAGTGCGTGGTGGGTGTCGGTCTCCACCATTATCGCGCTCTTTGCCGTGCCCATAGTGGGACTCTTTTTCAGCTGGACACCCTTTATGATTTACCACTATGTATGGAAGCGAGCAAAGGGGCATTTGGCGTGGGTGGTGTTGGTTACGGCGTGGATTTCGTTCGAGGCACTATATACATATCAAGATATTTCATTCCCTTGGTTGAATCTAGGAAATGCCTTTGCCGAGACGGTTTGGGCTGTTCAGTGGTATGAATATACGGGTACTTTCGGTGGGACGTTGTGGATCTTGGTTGCCAATATCTTGGCATTCAACCTCTGGCAAGAGAGAAAGAGTTTGAAACGCCGGACGGCATTATTGATTTGGGTGGGCGTGCCGACAGTTTTTTCGTTGGTGAGGTACGTTACTTATCAAGAGAAGGAAAACCCCATACAAGTGTGTGTGGTTCAGCCTAATGTAGACCCATACACCAATCGTATGTATAGGGACGATTTGGCAGCAATGACAGAGTTGCTATTGACACTTTCGAGCGAAGCTCCAAAGAATGTCGATTTTATTGTCACTCCCGAATCGGCATTGACCGGTTTTTTCAAAGAAGCAAACCTACCTCAATATCAGGTCATAAATATTTTTCAGGAGTTTCTGCGCAGGAATTACCCCAAGGCAACTTTTGTGTTCGGGGCGACAACGCTCGATGAAAAAGAGCACTACAATTCGGCAATTTGGGTGGATAGTAGTGCGGCGGTGGATGTGTATCACAAGTCGAAATTGGTGATAGGAACGGAGATGATACCATACCCCGAAGTGTTTGAGTTTCTCAGGATAGACAATATCTCGGACTATTGCGGAAATTACGGCACGCAAGCCGAGCGGGCGGTCTTCAAAAGGACGGGAGCGGCAATATGTTACGAGTCGGTCTATGGCGCATATTTCACCGAGTATATCGACAAAGGGGCTCAGCTTATGTTTGTTATCACCAATGATGCGTGGTGGGGCGATACGCGCGGCTATCACCAACACCTGAGCTACTCGCGCCTGCGTGCCGTCGAAACCCGTCGTAGCATTGCCCGCTCGGCAAACACGGGTATATCGGCAATAATCAACCAGCGAGGCGATGTGGTCGATGAGTTGGGGTGGGATAAGCGAGGAGTGATTAACGGCACTGTAAACCTCAACGAGGAAAAGACTTTTTATGTTGAATATAAGGATATTATAGCGCGCTTATCGGTATTTATTTTGGCTCTGTCGCTGTTATATTTTGCAGCTATGCTGGTGAAACGGAAACAATGA
- a CDS encoding Endonuclease, producing MSRQQTGSRGEQIAADYLRAQGYEIVEQNYRTGHLEVDVIAERDGALYLVEVKTRVNSGAFKPELALTRAKMDRIARAAENYIREKSIDKEVFIEMITVDITHNGELIRHYKHNEF from the coding sequence ATGAGCAGGCAACAGACGGGCTCTCGCGGGGAGCAGATAGCTGCCGACTATCTACGCGCGCAGGGTTATGAGATTGTGGAACAGAACTATCGCACGGGGCACTTGGAGGTGGACGTAATAGCCGAGCGGGACGGAGCGTTATATCTAGTGGAGGTAAAGACGAGGGTCAATAGCGGTGCATTCAAACCCGAATTGGCACTCACACGTGCGAAAATGGATAGAATTGCACGTGCTGCCGAAAATTACATTAGAGAAAAAAGTATTGATAAAGAGGTTTTTATTGAGATGATAACAGTAGATATTACCCACAATGGGGAGTTAATAAGACACTATAAACACAATGAGTTTTGA
- a CDS encoding S-adenosylhomocysteine deaminase/methtylthioadenosine deaminase, with translation MEFNEAAEVVGVEYNVADIDSLPSTRYYNGILIPGMVNAHCHLELSFYEDVIPKHTGLIGFIKQVVSQRGNFTPEQKKRAIAKADDFMWGEGIQAVGDISNDATSFETKVGSKIYYHTFAEYFGMVIHESCEEFYSRQTAHIATGHEMGLTVTPTSHSTYLVSEGLFKKANLSQRLSIHFMETPAELELFQSRGQMYEFLVQSDMTPDFLNYGSHSVRLVESVDGRIPTLLIHNTNIEREDVERIVGHFGEVTFVLCPRSNHYIEKAYPPAEMLWQMGVNVALGTDSLASNDSLSMVEEVKWLARANPNIPLEVMLGWATRGGASALGISQEIGSFEVGKKPGAVLLTDIDFHKRELTPQTRASRVL, from the coding sequence GTGGAGTTCAATGAGGCAGCAGAGGTGGTAGGCGTTGAGTACAACGTTGCCGACATCGACTCTCTGCCCTCGACCAGATACTATAACGGAATACTGATTCCCGGTATGGTAAATGCCCACTGCCATTTGGAACTATCTTTTTACGAGGATGTTATCCCAAAACACACGGGATTAATAGGCTTCATAAAGCAGGTTGTCTCGCAGCGCGGTAATTTTACACCGGAGCAGAAAAAGAGAGCTATTGCCAAGGCTGATGATTTTATGTGGGGCGAAGGCATTCAGGCGGTTGGAGATATAAGCAACGATGCCACCTCTTTTGAAACAAAGGTCGGCAGTAAGATTTATTATCACACCTTTGCCGAATATTTCGGAATGGTTATCCACGAAAGTTGCGAAGAATTTTATTCGCGCCAGACAGCACATATCGCCACGGGGCACGAAATGGGGCTGACGGTTACACCCACGTCCCACTCGACATATTTGGTGTCGGAGGGGCTTTTCAAGAAAGCGAACCTCTCGCAGAGGTTGTCAATCCACTTTATGGAGACGCCGGCAGAGCTGGAACTTTTCCAAAGCAGGGGGCAGATGTATGAATTTCTTGTTCAATCTGATATGACACCGGATTTCTTGAACTACGGTTCACATTCGGTACGATTGGTGGAGTCGGTGGATGGGCGTATTCCGACACTGCTCATACACAATACCAATATCGAGCGTGAAGACGTGGAGCGAATCGTCGGGCACTTCGGCGAGGTAACTTTTGTACTCTGTCCTCGCTCGAACCACTATATCGAAAAGGCATATCCGCCCGCAGAGATGTTGTGGCAGATGGGTGTGAATGTGGCATTGGGGACGGACTCGTTGGCATCGAACGACTCGTTGTCGATGGTAGAGGAGGTGAAGTGGCTTGCACGTGCCAATCCCAATATACCGTTAGAGGTAATGCTGGGGTGGGCGACCCGTGGCGGCGCATCTGCGCTGGGAATATCGCAAGAGATAGGTTCTTTTGAAGTTGGCAAAAAACCCGGCGCGGTCTTGCTGACGGATATAGATTTCCACAAACGCGAACTCACGCCCCAAACACGCGCTAGTCGGGTGCTGTAA
- a CDS encoding short chain dehydrogenase — MKICGKIVVITGASSGIGLALARACSQRGAKVVLAARSIEKLRTIEEELPTDSLAVECDVSRQQECKRLIELCVDRFGGVDILINNAGVSMRALFDEVDLEVLHRSMNTNFWGAVYCTKYALPYIQSSGGSVVGVSSVAGIHGLPCRTGYSASKYAMQGFLDTLRSENMYKGVHVMVACPGFTESNVRFAAMTSDGSPQGESPRKEERMMSAEEVAERIIRGIEKRKRTLLMDFNGRASWVLKFIAPRFLDKMYYRVMANEPDSPLKR, encoded by the coding sequence TTGAAAATCTGCGGTAAAATAGTAGTAATAACCGGTGCGTCATCGGGGATAGGGTTGGCATTAGCTCGTGCTTGTTCTCAGCGCGGAGCAAAGGTGGTGCTCGCGGCACGCTCTATCGAAAAACTTCGCACAATCGAGGAGGAGTTGCCCACTGATTCTCTTGCTGTGGAGTGTGATGTTTCGCGACAGCAAGAGTGCAAGAGGCTCATAGAGCTTTGCGTGGATAGATTTGGGGGTGTTGATATATTGATAAATAACGCAGGTGTGTCAATGCGGGCTCTCTTTGATGAGGTCGATCTGGAAGTGTTGCACCGCTCGATGAATACCAACTTTTGGGGGGCGGTCTACTGCACTAAGTATGCTCTGCCTTACATTCAGTCCTCAGGCGGTTCGGTAGTTGGTGTCTCCTCCGTGGCGGGGATTCACGGGTTGCCGTGTCGAACGGGATACTCGGCGTCGAAGTATGCGATGCAGGGATTTTTGGATACCCTCAGGAGCGAGAATATGTATAAAGGGGTGCACGTTATGGTTGCCTGCCCGGGTTTTACGGAGAGTAACGTTCGCTTTGCGGCAATGACCTCGGATGGCTCGCCACAGGGCGAATCACCGCGCAAGGAAGAGAGGATGATGAGCGCAGAGGAGGTTGCCGAACGCATCATTCGCGGCATAGAAAAACGCAAACGGACTTTGTTGATGGACTTCAACGGTAGGGCTTCGTGGGTGCTAAAATTTATTGCACCACGATTTTTGGACAAGATGTATTACAGGGTGATGGCTAATGAGCCTGATTCACCGTTAAAAAGATGA
- a CDS encoding Thiol peroxidase, Bcp type → MLQVNDKAPLWEGVDQNDDRVSLGRLLEKGKKVVLYFYPKDSTPGCTAEACSLRDGHSDLIKQGYTVVGVSPDSTASHRKFIEKQSLPFTLIADTDHSIAEAYGVWGLKKFMGREYMGILRATFIINTEGIIEKVFENVDTKNHYQQIINK, encoded by the coding sequence ATGTTACAAGTAAATGACAAAGCCCCTCTATGGGAGGGTGTAGACCAAAACGATGATAGAGTTTCGCTTGGAAGACTTTTGGAAAAGGGCAAAAAGGTGGTTCTGTATTTCTACCCAAAGGATTCCACACCGGGCTGCACGGCTGAGGCTTGCTCGCTCCGCGATGGACATAGCGATTTGATAAAGCAGGGTTACACCGTGGTGGGTGTTAGCCCCGACTCGACAGCTTCGCACCGCAAATTCATAGAAAAACAGTCTCTTCCATTTACCTTGATTGCCGACACAGACCATAGTATTGCTGAGGCTTACGGAGTGTGGGGACTCAAAAAATTTATGGGGCGCGAATATATGGGTATCCTTCGAGCAACCTTCATAATCAACACAGAGGGGATTATCGAAAAAGTTTTTGAGAATGTGGATACCAAAAACCATTACCAACAAATAATAAACAAATAG
- a CDS encoding RecA protein, with the protein MAEEKDKKTAAKQQITADKLKVLQAAMDKLEKDFGKGTVMRLGDKPVEEVQVISSGSIALDVALGVGGYPRGRVIEIFGPESSGKTTLAIHAIAEAQKAGGIAAFIDAEHAFDSTYAKALGVDLDNLIISQPDHGEQALEIAEQLIRSGAIDIVVIDSVAALTPKAEIEGDMGESKMGLQARLMSQALRKLTGIINKTKTSCIFINQLRDKIGVVFGNPETTTGGNALKFYASIRVDVRKGTSLKEGEEQLGNRTKVKIVKNKMAPPFRKAEFDIVFGEGISKIGEIIDLGVDMNIIKKSGSWFSYGERKLGQGRDAVKTLLLATPELANELEKLVRESLAKEPVA; encoded by the coding sequence ATGGCAGAAGAAAAGGATAAAAAAACTGCTGCTAAACAGCAGATTACAGCCGATAAACTCAAGGTATTGCAGGCGGCGATGGATAAGTTGGAGAAGGATTTCGGCAAGGGCACGGTGATGCGTTTGGGGGACAAGCCTGTCGAGGAGGTTCAGGTAATATCTTCGGGCTCTATCGCTTTGGACGTGGCATTGGGCGTTGGCGGCTATCCGCGCGGACGGGTTATTGAGATTTTCGGACCTGAGTCCTCGGGTAAAACCACTCTGGCAATCCACGCCATAGCCGAGGCTCAAAAGGCGGGAGGCATTGCGGCATTTATAGACGCGGAGCACGCCTTCGACAGCACCTATGCAAAGGCTCTGGGTGTAGATTTGGACAACCTCATCATCTCGCAACCCGACCACGGAGAGCAGGCACTCGAAATCGCCGAACAGCTAATCCGTAGCGGTGCGATTGATATTGTGGTGATTGACTCGGTGGCGGCACTCACGCCAAAGGCTGAGATTGAGGGCGATATGGGCGAGTCGAAGATGGGTTTACAGGCGCGACTGATGTCGCAGGCGTTGCGTAAACTGACCGGGATTATCAATAAAACTAAGACTTCGTGTATCTTCATCAACCAGTTACGCGACAAAATAGGCGTGGTCTTCGGAAACCCCGAAACTACCACAGGTGGTAATGCGTTAAAATTCTATGCCTCCATTCGCGTTGATGTGCGCAAGGGTACATCCTTGAAAGAGGGTGAAGAGCAGCTCGGTAATCGCACTAAAGTGAAGATTGTCAAGAACAAAATGGCACCTCCTTTCCGCAAGGCAGAGTTTGACATTGTCTTTGGAGAGGGCATATCGAAGATTGGTGAAATCATTGACCTGGGTGTAGATATGAATATCATCAAGAAGAGTGGCTCGTGGTTCTCGTATGGAGAGAGAAAGCTTGGGCAGGGACGTGATGCGGTCAAGACATTGCTTCTGGCTACACCAGAGTTGGCAAACGAACTTGAAAAGTTAGTTCGCGAATCACTCGCCAAAGAGCCGGTAGCCTAG
- a CDS encoding 2-Keto-3-deoxy-D-manno-octulosonate-8-phosphate synthase, translating to MNNFFLIAGPCVVESEATSMDIAKRLVDITSRLAIPFYFKGSYRKANRSRGDSFAGIGDIKALEILAKVRKKYGCPIVTDIHNPEEAAMAAEYVDVLQIPAFLCRQTDLLVAAAKTGKTVNIKKGQFLAPDSMKFAVEKVREQGNDNVMLTDRGTMFGYGDLLVDFRSIPIMQRTGCPVIMDITHSLQQPNQSSGVTGGQPQMIETIARAAIAVGADGLFMETHPHPSEAKSDGANMLQLDLVEPLLEKLLRIYRAIH from the coding sequence ATGAACAACTTTTTTCTTATAGCAGGTCCCTGTGTTGTCGAGAGCGAGGCAACGAGTATGGATATCGCCAAGCGACTCGTAGATATTACGAGTCGCTTGGCTATTCCCTTCTATTTCAAGGGCTCTTATCGCAAGGCTAACCGCTCACGAGGTGACTCTTTTGCAGGAATAGGTGATATAAAGGCACTCGAAATCTTGGCAAAAGTGCGCAAAAAGTATGGTTGCCCGATAGTTACGGACATTCACAACCCCGAGGAAGCGGCAATGGCAGCAGAATATGTCGATGTGTTGCAGATACCTGCATTCCTCTGTCGGCAAACCGATTTGTTGGTGGCGGCAGCGAAGACCGGCAAAACTGTCAATATCAAAAAAGGGCAGTTTCTTGCGCCCGACTCTATGAAGTTTGCCGTGGAAAAGGTGCGCGAACAAGGCAATGACAATGTGATGCTTACCGACCGCGGCACAATGTTCGGTTACGGAGATTTGTTGGTGGATTTCCGTTCGATACCCATAATGCAACGCACGGGCTGCCCCGTGATTATGGATATTACGCACTCATTGCAGCAACCCAACCAAAGTAGTGGTGTGACAGGTGGTCAGCCGCAAATGATTGAGACCATCGCACGAGCGGCAATTGCCGTGGGTGCAGACGGCTTGTTTATGGAGACTCACCCACATCCATCAGAGGCTAAGTCGGACGGCGCTAATATGTTGCAACTAGACTTGGTGGAACCGTTGTTAGAAAAGTTGCTGCGAATTTATCGAGCAATACATTAG
- a CDS encoding 2-heptaprenyl-1,4-naphthoquinone methyltransferase, protein MAKKEQVREMFDSIAPRYDLLNHILSMNVDKGWRRQVVAIVAGLKPERVLDLATGTGDLAIALAKAMPNAQIIGGDLSPEMLAVGRDKIARTGLSIEMVEADAENLPFADEKFDVVTVAFGVRNFENTVRGLSEINRVLRRGGTIVVLEFSVPPKSPFATLYKFYSKHILPRVGRMVSRDAAAYTYLPESIKNFACGKEFLALLDKASFTDCRHKLLTGGIATIYTAQK, encoded by the coding sequence ATGGCAAAAAAAGAGCAAGTTCGCGAAATGTTCGACTCGATAGCTCCACGCTATGACCTTCTTAACCACATCCTTTCAATGAACGTGGATAAGGGGTGGCGCCGGCAGGTTGTTGCTATTGTCGCAGGATTGAAACCCGAACGGGTATTGGACTTGGCAACAGGTACGGGTGACCTGGCGATAGCCTTGGCTAAGGCTATGCCCAATGCTCAGATTATTGGCGGCGATTTGTCTCCCGAGATGTTGGCTGTGGGTAGAGATAAAATTGCCCGCACGGGATTATCAATCGAAATGGTGGAGGCTGATGCAGAGAATCTCCCTTTTGCCGACGAAAAATTCGACGTGGTTACAGTCGCCTTCGGAGTGCGCAATTTCGAGAATACAGTCAGGGGGCTATCGGAGATTAACCGTGTTCTAAGAAGAGGGGGTACTATCGTTGTTCTCGAGTTTTCTGTCCCGCCCAAGTCGCCATTCGCAACTCTGTACAAATTTTATTCCAAACATATTTTGCCACGTGTGGGGCGAATGGTCTCACGCGATGCGGCTGCATATACCTATCTGCCCGAGAGCATCAAGAACTTTGCCTGCGGCAAAGAGTTTTTAGCGCTACTTGACAAAGCATCATTTACAGACTGCCGACATAAACTTCTAACCGGCGGCATAGCAACGATTTACACAGCACAAAAATAG
- a CDS encoding SSU ribosomal protein S20p — protein MCLFSCIVQNFSLFTYNFNRTMANHKSAKKRIRQTEKRRVHNRYFAKTARNAVKALRNTTEKEAALALLPKVTAMLDKLAKKNIIHDNKAANLKSSLQLHVNAIA, from the coding sequence ATGTGTCTCTTTTCGTGCATAGTTCAGAACTTCTCGCTTTTCACCTATAACTTCAATAGAACAATGGCAAACCATAAATCAGCAAAAAAGCGTATTCGTCAAACCGAGAAACGCCGCGTACACAACAGATATTTTGCTAAAACTGCTCGAAATGCAGTAAAAGCTCTTCGCAACACAACAGAAAAAGAGGCGGCTCTTGCTCTTCTTCCCAAGGTTACTGCGATGTTGGATAAACTAGCGAAGAAAAATATCATACACGACAACAAAGCTGCCAACCTCAAGAGCAGTCTTCAGTTGCACGTGAACGCCATCGCGTAG